One segment of Alistipes finegoldii DSM 17242 DNA contains the following:
- a CDS encoding site-specific integrase, which produces MKATVEVVCYKSKPLKDGTFPLMLRVTKDRKRKYVSLGLSLHEKFWDFEKGKPKRNCPNKEQIERLIAAKTAEYNDLIVEMTSQQREYTVETLVSHFHNQVRCATVVELYDKLIDDMKRGGKLGNAGVYKYSRTSLLKFTGQRLQIPFSDIDTVWLRRYENWLRTSDCGDTTISQLFRTLRSVFNKAVELQLVKRDYYPFDAYKVSKFDTRTKKRAITKEDVRKVIALDLSQGYPSERLARDIFVFSYFGAGINFADIALLKYGNVRDGRVQYVRKKTGKPINFLLTEEMRNIIVKYQQQGQTDEDYIFPILDRRVHRTEQQRYDRTHKVLTNTNRWLRKIGQRVGIEHLTTYVARHTFATVLKRSGVNIAIISESLGHSDLSTTQIYLDSFENSQIDAAMQHLL; this is translated from the coding sequence ATGAAAGCTACCGTAGAGGTTGTTTGTTACAAGTCCAAGCCGCTCAAAGACGGCACATTTCCTTTAATGCTCCGAGTTACGAAAGACCGCAAACGCAAATACGTTTCGCTCGGCCTTTCCCTGCACGAAAAGTTTTGGGATTTCGAGAAAGGCAAGCCCAAACGGAATTGTCCCAACAAGGAGCAAATCGAACGGCTGATAGCCGCAAAAACGGCGGAATACAACGATTTGATTGTCGAAATGACCTCCCAGCAACGTGAATACACGGTGGAAACGCTCGTGTCCCATTTTCATAACCAAGTCCGTTGCGCTACGGTGGTCGAATTGTACGATAAACTGATTGACGACATGAAACGCGGCGGTAAACTCGGCAATGCAGGTGTTTACAAATACTCCCGTACATCGTTGCTGAAATTCACGGGGCAGCGGTTGCAAATCCCGTTCAGCGATATTGACACCGTGTGGTTGCGTCGTTATGAGAATTGGTTACGGACGAGCGATTGCGGTGATACGACCATTAGCCAACTCTTTCGAACGTTGCGTAGCGTGTTCAACAAGGCGGTAGAATTGCAGTTGGTGAAACGGGATTATTACCCGTTCGATGCCTATAAAGTCAGCAAATTCGATACGCGGACGAAGAAACGGGCCATCACGAAAGAGGACGTGCGCAAGGTTATTGCACTCGATTTGTCGCAAGGCTATCCCTCCGAACGATTGGCGCGTGATATTTTCGTGTTCAGCTATTTCGGTGCGGGGATTAACTTTGCAGACATCGCCCTGCTGAAATACGGGAATGTACGGGACGGACGGGTGCAATACGTTCGGAAGAAAACGGGCAAGCCTATCAATTTTCTGCTGACGGAAGAAATGCGGAATATCATTGTCAAATACCAGCAACAAGGACAGACGGATGAAGATTATATTTTTCCGATACTCGACCGTCGTGTGCATAGGACGGAACAGCAGAGATATGACCGAACGCATAAGGTGCTGACGAATACGAATCGCTGGTTACGCAAAATCGGACAACGGGTCGGCATCGAACATCTGACTACCTATGTCGCTCGGCATACGTTCGCAACGGTTTTGAAGCGTTCGGGAGTGAATATTGCCATCATTTCCGAATCGCTGGGACATTCAGACCTATCCACGACACAGATTTACTTGGATTCATTCGAGAATAGCCAAATCGACGCGGCGATGCAACACTTGTTATGA
- a CDS encoding AAA family ATPase, which yields MQLRQSMRRAAKMRLALAGASGSGKTYSSLLIAYGMTGDWSKIAVIDSENCSADLYAHLGGYQVLTLENYAPETYIEAIGICEQAGAEVIIIDSISHCWDYLLDFHANLQGNSFANWAKVTPRQNAFIQRILTSSAHVICTMRSKQDYVLSDKNGKMVPEKVGLKAVQRDNVDYEFTAVLDIAMNHKATTSKDRTGLFTGRPEFLITPAVGQAILKWCNMAQPAQPSVQPQTPYHHVPSVSA from the coding sequence ATGCAATTGAGACAATCCATGCGTCGTGCAGCCAAGATGCGGCTTGCGCTGGCGGGAGCTTCAGGCAGCGGCAAGACCTATTCGTCGCTCCTTATCGCTTACGGAATGACAGGCGACTGGTCTAAAATCGCTGTCATTGATTCCGAGAACTGTTCGGCAGACCTTTATGCCCATCTGGGCGGTTATCAAGTCCTCACCCTCGAAAACTATGCTCCCGAAACTTACATTGAGGCCATCGGCATCTGTGAGCAGGCAGGAGCCGAGGTAATCATCATCGACAGCATCTCCCATTGCTGGGATTATCTGCTGGATTTCCACGCCAACCTGCAAGGCAACTCCTTTGCCAACTGGGCCAAGGTCACGCCCCGTCAGAACGCCTTTATCCAGCGGATTCTGACATCCTCCGCTCATGTGATCTGCACCATGCGCAGCAAGCAGGATTATGTGCTTTCGGACAAGAACGGTAAGATGGTTCCAGAGAAGGTGGGCTTGAAAGCCGTACAGCGCGACAACGTGGATTACGAGTTCACCGCGGTTTTGGATATAGCGATGAACCACAAGGCCACCACATCCAAAGACCGCACGGGACTGTTCACAGGCCGTCCCGAATTCCTCATCACGCCTGCTGTGGGGCAAGCCATCCTCAAATGGTGCAATATGGCACAGCCTGCACAACCGAGTGTTCAACCTCAAACTCCCTACCACCATGTACCCAGCGTTTCAGCCTAA
- a CDS encoding leucine-rich repeat protein — translation MKKIALFTLVVLMICGCSEGGNEIDKQNPKEDTIELSQNKLSFDISREKQSIYVYSSRDWTLTGGAPWCTPSQSDGKDWDEVTFMVMENNEKKERSTTFLFSCGTANETLTITQRHGELIISPSKIEMDATGGEAHIEVKTTFNFEYRIDDSCKEWVMFKDTYGGTATFTVAQNESREQREGQITFYYGEFKETAIIYQAGEELLNITVDVSQKGMLETVLVDYDYAKIESLTITGELGELDFYLIRNRLPQLRNLDISASNINEIPSQAFINSKIEKCILPKGLITIGEKAFYNSLLTSILIPANVETIDQSAFQDCSRLAELKFEQGSKLTIIKGGYTSYNINCYGVFANCSALTSVEIPANVETIEAAAFKGCTNLTSVTFGRNSNLKIIKGGYDTHYEHINYGAFTDCTALKSIEIPASVEIIGVSAFFNCTQLQVVSFESNSKLKEIGGACSWEPHGAFSNCIALSAIEIPSTVTTIGVAAFYGCSNLQQITFEKPSMLNSLNEGGANSFAMGHSYGTFAKCISLTTIEIPASIERLHNPMFSGCSNLTTISFEKGSKLQYISSDISSAFAQLYKLTTFDASACTQLESIGKKTFSNNPNLTSIIIGAVIPPKCTEQAFGEMNPNCVLKVPSESLSAYKTADGWKTFSSIMGF, via the coding sequence ATGAAAAAAATAGCCTTATTTACGCTGGTTGTACTGATGATTTGTGGTTGCTCTGAGGGTGGAAATGAAATCGACAAACAAAATCCAAAAGAAGATACCATCGAACTTAGTCAAAACAAATTATCTTTTGATATTAGCAGAGAAAAGCAATCCATTTATGTTTATAGCAGCCGTGATTGGACGTTGACAGGTGGCGCCCCGTGGTGTACGCCCTCCCAATCTGATGGTAAAGACTGGGACGAGGTAACCTTTATGGTAATGGAAAATAATGAAAAGAAAGAACGGAGCACGACATTCTTGTTTTCTTGCGGGACTGCAAATGAAACCCTTACAATAACACAACGCCATGGTGAGCTTATTATTTCTCCATCTAAAATAGAGATGGATGCAACAGGTGGTGAAGCTCATATTGAAGTTAAAACAACTTTTAACTTTGAATATCGGATTGATGACAGTTGTAAAGAATGGGTTATGTTCAAAGACACCTACGGTGGTACAGCGACATTTACTGTTGCACAAAATGAAAGCAGAGAACAGCGAGAGGGACAAATCACATTTTACTATGGAGAATTCAAGGAAACAGCTATCATTTATCAGGCTGGTGAAGAGCTTCTAAATATTACAGTGGATGTTTCCCAAAAAGGAATGTTGGAAACAGTTCTTGTGGACTATGATTATGCCAAAATAGAATCATTGACAATTACAGGCGAATTAGGAGAACTCGATTTTTATTTAATTCGAAACCGACTCCCCCAATTGCGAAACCTCGATATTTCAGCTTCCAATATTAATGAAATTCCATCTCAAGCCTTTATAAATTCAAAAATAGAAAAATGCATATTGCCGAAAGGTCTTATAACGATTGGAGAAAAAGCGTTTTATAATAGCCTTTTAACCTCGATTCTGATTCCTGCAAATGTTGAAACAATTGACCAATCGGCTTTTCAAGATTGTTCAAGATTAGCGGAACTCAAATTTGAACAAGGTTCAAAACTCACGATAATAAAAGGCGGATACACTTCATATAATATTAATTGTTATGGAGTTTTTGCTAATTGCTCTGCATTAACATCTGTGGAAATTCCTGCAAATGTGGAAACAATAGAAGCGGCCGCATTTAAAGGTTGCACAAATCTGACAAGCGTTACTTTTGGGAGAAATTCTAATCTCAAAATAATCAAAGGTGGTTATGATACTCATTATGAACACATAAATTATGGCGCATTTACAGATTGCACCGCATTAAAATCAATCGAGATTCCCGCATCTGTCGAAATTATTGGGGTCTCAGCATTCTTTAATTGCACTCAACTACAAGTTGTTTCTTTTGAATCAAATTCTAAACTTAAAGAGATTGGCGGGGCATGTTCTTGGGAACCTCATGGTGCATTCAGTAATTGTATTGCATTGTCTGCTATTGAAATTCCATCAACTGTAACAACAATAGGTGTTGCTGCATTTTATGGCTGTTCAAATTTGCAACAAATTACTTTTGAAAAACCGTCAATGCTTAACTCGCTCAATGAAGGCGGAGCCAACAGCTTTGCAATGGGGCATAGTTACGGGACATTTGCCAAATGTATATCCTTAACGACAATAGAGATTCCTGCAAGTATAGAGAGACTTCATAATCCGATGTTTTCGGGATGCTCTAATTTAACAACAATATCTTTCGAAAAAGGATCTAAATTACAATATATATCAAGCGATATATCCAGTGCTTTTGCACAACTTTATAAGTTGACAACATTTGATGCCTCTGCTTGTACACAGTTAGAATCAATTGGCAAGAAAACTTTTAGCAACAATCCTAATTTGACATCAATAATAATAGGCGCGGTAATACCTCCAAAATGTACTGAACAAGCCTTTGGAGAAATGAATCCTAATTGTGTCCTTAAAGTCCCCTCCGAAAGTCTTTCGGCATATAAGACAGCTGACGGCTGGAAAACGTTTAGTAGCATAATGGGGTTCTAA
- a CDS encoding DUF262 domain-containing protein, with the protein MTLPEPLTVTFSGLIGDIEKGLIKIPQFQRDFVWDIEKSANLIDSIIKGYPIGTFIFWKTKERLRSIRNIGGIVLPNPENGDFVNFVLDGQQRLTSLFASLRGAQINQEHLTVDYSNIFINLEALDDEQIVVCDVQNLTEGQYIKLTDLIYGGLAHLSQYDLKYHTKLDEYKNRIGSYLFSIITLKDASLDVATEVFTRINVSGQPLSLFEIMVAKTFDAEKDFDLSEKFNNFIDSIRPLNYDTIPDITVLQTISILLSKECTRKQILKLDKNKFIACWDKGIDAIERAIEYFRNSYRIPVSHLLPYNALIVPFAYFFYQHPEKPIGNMQQYLQDYFWRCALSGRFSSSVETKLAQDIKKIDLIINNQLPTYDWVIDISTQYIESQGWFSVSRSYIKSLLCILAYHQPKSFNDNSIVRISNDWLKQANSKNYHHFFPKAYLSKHGVEDFYANHIANITIVDDYLNKRVIGAKAPSQYMRTFAKHNECLSETMKTHLIVNLDKFGIWTNDYFAFFKARITVFHKELKKRICTTDNVIINQE; encoded by the coding sequence ATGACACTACCTGAACCTCTGACCGTGACTTTTTCTGGGCTAATAGGAGATATTGAAAAAGGATTAATAAAAATTCCCCAATTCCAAAGAGATTTTGTATGGGATATAGAAAAATCTGCCAATTTAATAGATAGTATCATAAAAGGATATCCAATAGGTACTTTTATTTTTTGGAAAACGAAAGAGCGTTTACGCTCTATTCGGAATATTGGAGGCATTGTTCTTCCAAACCCAGAGAATGGTGATTTCGTCAATTTTGTGTTAGATGGCCAACAACGGTTAACAAGTTTATTTGCTAGTTTAAGAGGTGCGCAAATAAACCAAGAACATTTGACAGTTGATTATTCAAATATATTCATTAATCTAGAGGCTTTAGACGACGAGCAAATTGTTGTATGCGATGTTCAGAACCTAACGGAAGGGCAATATATTAAACTTACTGATTTAATATATGGTGGACTTGCTCATCTTTCACAATATGATTTAAAATATCATACAAAATTAGATGAATATAAAAACAGAATAGGAAGCTACTTGTTTTCAATAATTACACTAAAAGATGCATCTCTAGATGTTGCAACTGAAGTTTTTACTCGAATAAATGTTAGCGGACAACCTTTATCCTTATTCGAAATTATGGTAGCTAAAACTTTTGATGCAGAAAAAGATTTTGACCTATCAGAGAAATTTAACAATTTTATAGATTCTATTCGACCTCTAAATTATGATACGATACCAGATATTACGGTTTTGCAAACCATATCTATATTATTGTCTAAAGAATGTACACGGAAGCAAATATTAAAATTAGATAAAAATAAATTTATTGCCTGTTGGGATAAGGGAATTGATGCTATTGAACGAGCAATAGAGTATTTTCGAAATTCATACCGAATTCCAGTTAGTCATTTACTTCCATACAATGCGTTAATAGTTCCCTTTGCCTATTTCTTTTATCAGCACCCTGAAAAGCCAATTGGAAATATGCAACAATATTTGCAAGATTATTTTTGGAGATGTGCATTATCTGGTCGATTTTCATCATCAGTGGAAACAAAATTAGCTCAAGATATAAAGAAAATCGATTTAATAATTAACAATCAGCTACCAACATACGACTGGGTTATAGACATTAGTACTCAATATATTGAAAGCCAAGGATGGTTTAGTGTAAGTCGGAGTTATATAAAATCATTATTATGTATCCTTGCATATCATCAACCAAAATCATTTAATGATAACTCAATTGTAAGAATTAGCAATGATTGGTTAAAACAAGCTAATAGCAAAAACTATCACCATTTTTTTCCTAAGGCGTATCTATCTAAGCATGGTGTCGAAGATTTTTATGCAAATCATATTGCTAATATTACAATTGTAGATGATTACTTAAATAAAAGAGTTATTGGAGCAAAAGCTCCAAGTCAATATATGAGAACTTTTGCAAAGCATAATGAATGTTTGAGTGAAACAATGAAAACTCATCTAATAGTTAATTTAGATAAATTTGGAATATGGACAAACGATTATTTTGCATTTTTTAAAGCTCGTATTACTGTATTCCACAAAGAACTTAAAAAGCGTATATGTACAACAGATAATGTTATTATTAATCAGGAATAA
- a CDS encoding DUF1573 domain-containing protein codes for MTIRRHISLIILALCALTAPAHAQLIFTPDSWDFGTIPETEGRVSHTFTGENRSDKPVVILDVVTTCGCTVPEFTKRPIRPGEKTTIKVTFDPTNRPGAFTKELGVYSSERRKIATLTVHGSVTPRTKTTEELYPVDAGGGLRLASTLCTFSYIREGQQVQSAIGCINTSNRPVRLELHPKESSGLLAADYPRELAPGQTAEINLMYLNPEGAPRYGSLRDALEVRADGRGNGTLIVAHGIGIDKSPADARRTPKVQITENIIKFGPVKHNAPQQQRTFTLTNTGDGELIVRAVETGGKVATTLTPGQRIPAGSSFTAKATLDPGRQEYGVVTDFVTIITNDLTRPMRRLRATAIVED; via the coding sequence ATGACGATACGACGACATATCTCACTCATAATCTTGGCCCTTTGCGCCTTGACGGCGCCGGCGCACGCCCAGTTGATTTTCACCCCCGATTCATGGGACTTCGGCACGATTCCCGAAACCGAGGGCCGCGTAAGCCACACGTTCACGGGCGAGAACCGCTCCGACAAACCCGTCGTGATCCTCGACGTGGTGACCACCTGCGGCTGCACGGTGCCCGAATTCACCAAACGGCCAATCCGTCCGGGCGAGAAAACGACAATCAAAGTAACGTTCGACCCGACCAACCGCCCCGGCGCCTTCACCAAAGAGCTGGGCGTCTACTCCTCCGAGCGGCGCAAGATCGCAACGCTCACCGTGCACGGCTCCGTCACTCCGCGCACCAAAACCACCGAAGAGCTCTATCCGGTCGATGCGGGCGGCGGTCTGCGGCTTGCTTCGACGCTCTGCACCTTCTCCTATATCCGCGAGGGACAGCAGGTCCAGTCTGCCATCGGCTGCATCAACACGTCGAACCGCCCGGTCCGTCTGGAACTGCATCCCAAGGAGTCGAGCGGCCTGCTCGCCGCCGACTACCCGCGCGAACTCGCCCCCGGCCAGACCGCCGAAATCAACCTCATGTACCTCAACCCGGAGGGCGCCCCCCGCTACGGTTCGCTGCGCGACGCGCTGGAGGTGCGGGCCGACGGCCGCGGCAACGGAACGCTGATCGTGGCCCACGGCATCGGCATCGACAAGTCCCCGGCCGACGCCCGACGGACGCCGAAAGTGCAGATAACCGAAAATATTATTAAATTTGGCCCGGTAAAACACAACGCGCCCCAACAGCAGCGCACCTTCACGCTCACCAACACGGGCGACGGCGAGCTGATCGTCCGCGCCGTGGAGACGGGCGGCAAGGTCGCGACGACGCTCACGCCGGGACAGCGCATCCCTGCCGGCAGTTCGTTCACGGCCAAGGCGACGCTCGACCCCGGCAGGCAGGAATACGGCGTGGTGACCGATTTCGTGACGATCATAACCAACGACCTCACGCGCCCGATGCGGCGGCTGCGGGCGACGGCGATCGTCGAAGACTAA
- a CDS encoding TrlF family AAA-like ATPase, protein METYRLRGSEWKKWDLHIHTPSSLCSDYGGDTDEVWSKFLSELENLPQEIKVIGINDYLFLDGYKKVLEYKKEGRLQNIELILPVIEVRIKEFVGNDKLNRINYHIIFADISQLPVEVIECHFLAGLRGKANLNSEYTDGYSWGGVVTKESLLDFGKHIYDSTPIEKRGSCNPLEIGFNNINFEISKIKELLGEGAEPNTYLDGKYFKAIGKTEWEQFRWDGSIADKKTIINDVHFIFSASPSAEEANKGIASLKAQGVNSRLLHCSDAHRFAANKINTTPKELGHCFTWLKASSTFEGLRQVIFEPELRRKIQRDNPNNKRLDRVIKSVQFTGHSDFTPQKIYLNPDLNTIIGGKSSGKSLLLHYIANAIDYKYACKQEQKEISQTVVDSYNFRGTESFDFIVEWEDNVQYKYNDNTTARSRQFVYIPQSYIINLTSNIQSNSRKELGKFIRDILLQDNESKLHYDEFIQKVKELDNVRDNAIDEYFKIQDQIDVLKQQKKDIGDVLGINNQIAHLNTSIEVLKGNSVVDAELIKYNTLTKRSDKTQAIQANITNEYASLDSVFTGLDSLIANINSRLKVATEISKTQYFNNIFSAISSKIIGFQQEIESLKTVGEQRKSKFSSRIDEINKEIEAQLSPIKAKLQNREQIISIEEEIKRERTKLLRISNIEDQIKTLEELRDNEKSKFLKGYEDAYSEYRRIIEVLNAKAASIADICLTGSIKFYYNRFRNNFLEFFNQRSTDFSQFDLLSERDNNSLPDVDFTNHFNEIKLIFDLIIQGNATYRKYKEPKDSIKTLFRDEFFDYWELSIGGDEMAKMSPGKANLAVLKLLIELSEANCPILIDQPEDNLDNRSIYNDLVQFIRKRKENRQLIIVTHNPNIVVGADSENIIVANQRGQDENRNNESCRFEYVNGALEHTFSKQETAKGVLFSMGIREHITEILEGGREAFKKREEKYGF, encoded by the coding sequence ATGGAAACTTATAGACTTAGAGGTTCTGAATGGAAAAAATGGGATCTTCATATACATACCCCATCATCATTGTGTTCTGATTACGGTGGCGATACAGACGAGGTTTGGAGTAAATTCCTATCAGAACTAGAGAATTTACCCCAAGAAATAAAAGTTATAGGAATTAATGACTATTTATTTCTAGATGGCTACAAAAAGGTTCTAGAATATAAAAAAGAAGGAAGACTGCAAAATATTGAATTGATTCTGCCTGTCATTGAGGTTCGGATTAAAGAATTTGTAGGGAATGATAAACTTAATCGTATTAATTATCATATTATTTTTGCGGACATCTCTCAATTACCTGTTGAAGTTATAGAATGCCATTTTCTTGCTGGATTACGAGGGAAAGCAAATCTTAATTCCGAATATACTGACGGTTATTCTTGGGGTGGGGTTGTTACAAAAGAATCATTATTAGATTTCGGGAAACACATCTATGATTCAACTCCAATAGAGAAACGAGGAAGTTGTAATCCGCTCGAAATCGGATTTAATAACATAAATTTTGAAATTTCTAAAATTAAAGAGTTGTTAGGAGAAGGAGCTGAGCCTAATACTTATCTAGATGGAAAATATTTTAAGGCAATAGGCAAAACTGAATGGGAACAATTTAGATGGGATGGATCAATTGCTGATAAAAAGACGATTATTAACGATGTTCATTTTATTTTTAGTGCCTCTCCCTCTGCGGAAGAGGCCAATAAAGGAATAGCCTCATTAAAAGCGCAAGGTGTAAATAGTAGATTATTACATTGCAGTGATGCACATCGATTTGCTGCCAATAAAATTAATACTACACCGAAAGAATTAGGGCATTGTTTTACTTGGTTGAAAGCAAGCTCTACGTTTGAAGGGCTTAGGCAGGTAATCTTTGAACCAGAATTGAGACGAAAAATTCAACGAGATAACCCCAATAATAAAAGGCTAGATAGGGTTATTAAATCCGTACAATTCACAGGGCACTCTGATTTTACTCCCCAAAAGATATATTTAAATCCAGATTTAAATACTATCATTGGTGGAAAATCATCAGGAAAATCTTTATTACTCCATTATATAGCAAATGCAATAGATTATAAATATGCCTGCAAACAAGAACAAAAGGAGATTTCTCAAACGGTAGTTGATAGCTATAATTTTAGAGGGACGGAAAGCTTCGATTTTATCGTAGAATGGGAGGATAATGTGCAATATAAATATAACGATAATACCACGGCGAGAAGCCGACAATTTGTATATATCCCACAATCATATATTATTAATTTGACCTCTAATATACAAAGTAATTCCAGAAAAGAATTAGGCAAATTTATTCGAGATATTCTTCTACAGGACAATGAAAGCAAGCTACATTATGATGAGTTTATACAAAAAGTTAAAGAGCTTGATAATGTCAGAGACAATGCTATTGATGAATATTTTAAGATTCAAGATCAGATTGATGTATTAAAACAACAGAAAAAAGATATTGGGGATGTTTTAGGTATTAACAATCAAATTGCCCATTTAAATACGTCTATTGAGGTTCTGAAGGGGAATTCTGTGGTAGATGCAGAATTGATAAAGTATAATACGTTAACTAAAAGGAGTGATAAAACACAGGCTATACAAGCTAATATAACTAATGAATATGCAAGTTTAGATAGTGTTTTTACAGGGCTTGACTCTTTAATAGCGAACATAAATTCTCGATTAAAAGTAGCGACAGAAATATCCAAAACTCAATATTTTAATAATATATTTTCGGCAATCAGTTCTAAAATAATTGGATTTCAACAAGAAATCGAATCTCTTAAAACAGTTGGAGAACAGAGAAAAAGTAAATTTAGCTCTAGGATTGATGAAATAAATAAAGAGATTGAGGCACAACTGTCCCCCATTAAGGCAAAACTCCAAAATCGGGAGCAAATAATTTCTATTGAAGAGGAGATTAAACGCGAAAGAACCAAACTATTGCGCATAAGTAACATTGAAGATCAAATTAAGACCTTAGAGGAATTAAGAGATAACGAGAAAAGCAAATTCTTAAAAGGATATGAAGATGCTTATTCTGAATATAGACGAATTATTGAAGTGTTAAATGCAAAAGCGGCATCCATAGCAGATATTTGCCTAACAGGATCTATTAAATTTTATTATAATCGATTTAGAAATAATTTTTTAGAATTTTTCAATCAAAGGTCAACTGATTTCAGTCAATTTGATCTATTATCTGAACGGGATAATAATAGTTTACCTGATGTTGATTTTACAAATCACTTTAATGAGATTAAACTTATTTTTGATTTAATTATTCAAGGGAATGCCACCTATCGTAAGTATAAAGAACCTAAAGATAGCATAAAGACATTATTTAGAGATGAATTCTTTGATTATTGGGAATTAAGCATTGGTGGTGACGAGATGGCTAAAATGTCGCCAGGTAAAGCTAATCTTGCAGTTCTAAAACTTCTTATTGAACTTAGCGAAGCGAATTGCCCTATCTTAATAGATCAACCAGAAGATAATTTGGACAACCGATCTATTTATAATGACTTAGTGCAGTTTATTAGAAAGAGAAAGGAGAATAGGCAGTTAATCATTGTTACCCATAATCCCAATATTGTTGTTGGTGCTGATAGTGAGAATATTATTGTTGCAAATCAAAGAGGACAAGATGAAAATAGGAATAATGAATCTTGTCGATTTGAGTATGTTAACGGAGCCTTAGAGCATACATTTTCTAAACAAGAAACAGCCAAAGGTGTTCTGTTTAGTATGGGAATAAGAGAGCATATTACTGAAATCCTTGAAGGAGGACGTGAAGCCTTCAAAAAAAGAGAAGAGAAATATGGATTCTAA
- a CDS encoding DUF3871 family protein — protein sequence MYPAFQPNPEFAVGLNSDSPFLDNPATEVATTVEEQPAQPATTGVVVPLGVRHNRHFIEANTKPVDIAHLREDCVVPVFSKDNEVTISHQSFIETVLGAAHRMFPQEVIDAPDIVVSHIIKGRIPEAIHKPVNQLLETDKTIYYERMAFCFEIPTIYEDVAGNRLNLSIGGVRAYNHENLYSKKTVEKFKVFIGFKNLVCCNLCVSTDGFKSELRVMGVQDLFDATLRLFREYDAERHVKRMAAMQERHLTEHQFAQLIGKTRLYQYLPTAERKALPAMEFTDCHINAVAKAYYADENFSRGDNPEIDLWRVYNLFTGANKSSYIDTFLDRSLNATELITGIGRVIEGDAEYRWFVE from the coding sequence ATGTACCCAGCGTTTCAGCCTAATCCCGAATTTGCCGTCGGTCTGAACTCCGACAGTCCTTTCCTCGATAACCCTGCCACAGAGGTGGCAACGACCGTAGAGGAACAACCTGCCCAACCTGCAACGACAGGTGTTGTCGTTCCTTTGGGTGTACGGCATAACCGCCATTTTATCGAGGCCAACACCAAGCCAGTCGATATAGCCCATTTGAGAGAGGATTGCGTCGTTCCCGTATTCAGCAAGGACAACGAGGTGACCATTTCCCACCAGAGTTTTATCGAAACGGTGCTGGGTGCTGCACACCGTATGTTCCCGCAGGAGGTAATCGACGCTCCCGATATAGTCGTGTCCCATATCATCAAGGGACGGATTCCAGAGGCTATCCACAAGCCCGTGAACCAGCTTCTCGAAACCGACAAGACCATCTACTACGAGCGGATGGCTTTCTGTTTCGAGATACCCACGATTTACGAGGATGTGGCAGGGAACAGACTGAACCTTTCGATTGGAGGAGTAAGAGCCTACAACCACGAGAACCTCTATTCCAAGAAGACTGTGGAGAAATTCAAGGTCTTCATCGGGTTCAAGAACCTCGTGTGCTGTAACCTCTGCGTATCGACGGACGGATTCAAAAGCGAACTGCGGGTGATGGGCGTGCAGGACTTGTTCGATGCCACCTTGCGCTTGTTCCGAGAATACGATGCCGAACGCCATGTAAAGCGGATGGCCGCAATGCAGGAACGACACCTTACCGAACACCAGTTCGCCCAGCTTATCGGCAAGACACGGTTGTATCAATACCTGCCCACAGCCGAGCGAAAGGCATTGCCTGCTATGGAGTTTACGGACTGCCATATCAACGCAGTCGCAAAGGCGTATTACGCTGACGAGAACTTCTCGCGAGGGGACAATCCAGAGATTGACCTTTGGAGGGTTTACAACCTCTTTACGGGAGCCAACAAGTCGAGTTACATCGACACGTTCCTCGACCGTTCGCTGAACGCTACCGAACTTATCACGGGTATCGGCAGAGTCATCGAGGGGGATGCCGAGTACAGGTGGTTTGTGGAATAA